A single genomic interval of Bradyrhizobium japonicum USDA 6 harbors:
- a CDS encoding DUF302 domain-containing protein yields MAVAKVEVERFSLASSRPFDAVVAAFKSAIGQPNMVEFFEETRATNSFPDLERVVRSGLGRTDLMLFAEFDLGDILRRESGSMKPKIMRFVVGNPLIMKEMVKHVPDAGSYAPVTVLVDERSDGVHVSYDKMESFLLPYGNSDALSVARNLDSKITTLLRECAG; encoded by the coding sequence ATGGCAGTCGCTAAAGTCGAAGTGGAGCGCTTCAGCCTCGCGAGCTCTAGACCATTCGATGCTGTCGTGGCCGCCTTCAAGTCGGCGATCGGACAACCCAATATGGTCGAATTTTTCGAGGAGACGAGGGCGACAAACTCCTTTCCGGATTTGGAGCGCGTTGTGCGAAGCGGGCTCGGCCGAACGGACCTCATGCTCTTCGCGGAATTCGACTTGGGCGACATTCTGCGTCGCGAATCTGGATCCATGAAACCTAAGATCATGCGGTTTGTGGTCGGTAATCCACTCATCATGAAAGAGATGGTCAAGCACGTGCCCGATGCCGGGTCTTACGCTCCAGTCACGGTGCTCGTTGATGAGCGCTCCGATGGCGTCCATGTCTCTTATGACAAGATGGAGAGCTTTCTGCTGCCTTATGGCAATTCGGACGCACTCTCCGTCGCCCGAAATCTTGATTCGAAAATCACAACCTTGCTGCGCGAATGTGCAGGCTGA
- a CDS encoding LysR family transcriptional regulator, whose translation MIDWDDVRYFLAVARGGSVRAAAERLDVNHATVLRRIAQLEERLGVRMFEKLPSGYRLTAAGEEVLEFADQMEASSHQLETRVLGRDQSVRGPLRVTLAPPLATHLLMPDFAEFARLHPDIEMDIVSSGELANLTNREADVAIRVVYDRKTLPLNLHGVKGPDVFGGVYMSRERLAASRAAAPDSMRWIVISIHGIPDWAREVRTTGVPFRTTDAEAQLVAVRQGVGITTLPCFVGDADPLLVRVPGTDLHMYGTLWLLTQGETRKTKRVRLFTEFVSRRLAVYAPLLAGLSLSRD comes from the coding sequence ATGATCGACTGGGATGACGTTCGTTATTTTCTTGCCGTCGCGCGCGGAGGCTCGGTGCGGGCCGCCGCCGAGCGCCTCGATGTGAACCACGCGACCGTGCTGCGACGCATCGCCCAGCTGGAGGAGCGCCTCGGTGTGCGGATGTTCGAAAAGCTGCCTTCGGGCTACCGCCTGACGGCGGCGGGGGAGGAGGTGCTCGAGTTCGCGGACCAGATGGAGGCGTCGTCGCACCAGCTGGAGACGCGCGTCCTCGGTCGCGACCAGAGCGTGCGCGGGCCTCTGCGGGTGACGCTGGCGCCGCCGCTTGCGACACACCTGCTCATGCCTGATTTCGCCGAGTTCGCGCGCCTGCATCCGGACATCGAGATGGACATCGTGTCGTCCGGCGAGCTCGCAAATCTGACCAACCGGGAGGCCGACGTCGCGATCCGCGTCGTCTACGACCGCAAGACCCTGCCGCTCAATCTTCACGGCGTGAAGGGACCGGATGTGTTCGGCGGCGTCTACATGTCCCGCGAACGCCTGGCCGCGTCGCGCGCGGCCGCGCCTGATTCCATGCGATGGATCGTCATCAGCATTCATGGAATCCCGGACTGGGCCCGCGAGGTTCGCACCACGGGGGTTCCGTTCAGGACCACGGACGCCGAGGCGCAGCTCGTTGCTGTCAGGCAGGGGGTCGGGATCACGACACTGCCGTGCTTCGTCGGAGACGCCGACCCCCTGCTGGTAAGGGTGCCGGGCACCGACCTGCACATGTACGGAACGCTCTGGCTCCTCACGCAGGGGGAGACGCGCAAGACGAAGCGCGTGCGGCTCTTCACCGAGTTCGTATCCCGCAGGCTCGCCGTGTACGCGCCGCTGCTCGCGGGGCTGTCCCTATCGCGCGACTGA
- a CDS encoding SDR family NAD(P)-dependent oxidoreductase: MGKLEGKVAVVTGGSSGMALASARRFVEEGAYVFVTGRRQQALDEAVKLIGRNVTGVRGDAADLDDLDRLFDTVKRDKGRIDVLYASAGTGEAVPLGEITEQHFDATFDLNTRGTLFAVQKALPLFRDGGSIFMTGSVASVKGFPGYGVYAASKAALRSFARTWLNELKGRNIRVNVLSPGPIATPMQDQVLTEEAKRMFESLIPRGKMGQPEEIAAVALFLASDDSSFVNGVELSVDGGFSAI, translated from the coding sequence ATGGGAAAGCTTGAAGGTAAGGTTGCAGTCGTCACGGGTGGATCGAGCGGCATGGCGCTGGCAAGCGCCAGGCGGTTCGTTGAAGAAGGCGCCTATGTTTTCGTCACGGGCCGGAGGCAGCAGGCACTCGACGAGGCGGTCAAACTCATTGGCCGGAACGTGACCGGCGTGCGCGGCGACGCAGCCGATCTCGACGACCTCGACCGTCTGTTCGACACGGTCAAGCGGGACAAGGGCAGGATCGACGTGCTGTACGCGAGCGCCGGCACGGGCGAAGCCGTCCCGCTGGGCGAGATTACCGAGCAGCACTTCGATGCGACCTTCGACCTGAATACGCGCGGCACGCTGTTTGCGGTTCAGAAGGCGCTGCCGCTGTTTCGCGATGGCGGATCGATCTTCATGACCGGGTCTGTTGCGTCGGTGAAGGGTTTTCCCGGTTACGGCGTGTATGCGGCGAGCAAGGCGGCGTTGCGCTCATTCGCACGCACCTGGCTCAACGAACTGAAGGGCCGGAATATCCGGGTAAACGTGCTGAGCCCGGGGCCGATCGCCACACCGATGCAGGACCAGGTTCTCACCGAAGAGGCGAAGCGGATGTTCGAATCCCTGATCCCCAGGGGAAAGATGGGCCAGCCTGAGGAAATCGCGGCGGTCGCGCTGTTTCTGGCGTCAGACGATTCCAGCTTCGTGAACGGCGTGGAGCTGTCTGTCGACGGCGGCTTCTCGGCCATCTGA
- a CDS encoding NADPH-dependent F420 reductase: MSYAIVGFGKVGQALAHAFARKNIDVTVASRRPPEALAPQARAIGPSVVARSLRDALEADTIILAVPFGEHREVAKALPNWKGKTVIDAMNALVPPEELDGLLSSAFVAKAFTGARLVKGFNHLAAAKLAADPIVEGGHRVVFLSSDDEDATAPVVALAKQLGFAPVKLGKLNEGGALVHARGRIWGQLIFQDLFRKEQ, from the coding sequence ATGAGCTACGCAATTGTCGGATTCGGCAAAGTAGGCCAGGCCCTCGCCCACGCCTTCGCCCGCAAGAACATCGACGTAACAGTCGCGAGCCGCCGGCCGCCCGAGGCGTTGGCGCCGCAGGCCCGGGCGATTGGACCCTCGGTCGTCGCAAGGTCGCTGCGGGACGCACTCGAGGCCGACACGATCATCCTGGCGGTCCCGTTCGGGGAGCATCGCGAGGTTGCGAAGGCCCTGCCGAACTGGAAAGGCAAGACGGTCATCGACGCGATGAACGCGTTGGTCCCCCCTGAGGAGCTGGACGGCCTCCTGTCCTCCGCCTTCGTCGCGAAGGCGTTCACCGGTGCCAGGCTGGTGAAAGGTTTCAATCACCTGGCTGCGGCCAAACTGGCTGCCGATCCGATCGTCGAGGGCGGCCACCGGGTCGTCTTTTTGTCCAGCGACGACGAGGACGCGACCGCTCCCGTGGTGGCCCTGGCCAAACAACTCGGGTTCGCACCCGTCAAGCTGGGAAAGCTCAACGAGGGCGGCGCGCTGGTGCACGCACGCGGCCGCATCTGGGGGCAGCTGATCTTCCAGGACTTGTTCAGGAAGGAGCAGTAA
- a CDS encoding IS3 family transposase: MTSQATDSNVDVQRLCRLAGLPRATYYRHLAKRSSETAECELRDVIQRICLKHVFYGYRRVTAALRRQGMVVNAKKVQRLMRQDNLLAQRRTPFLKPPAERPSSVLVIPNLVRGLVPSAPDQIWVADITYVHLAKTFAYLAVILDAFSRKAVGWAFEDTLDASLAIAALEKAIDARKPAPGSLIHHSDRGVQYASIAYRQRLADRDITISMSRPGNPFDNAKAESFMKTLKVEQVNGRTFTDLGDARRHINSFIAEVYNKERLHSALGYQSPLEFEAAFAQNKAR; the protein is encoded by the coding sequence ATGACTTCGCAAGCAACAGACTCAAACGTCGACGTGCAGCGACTATGCCGCCTCGCGGGCCTGCCGCGCGCTACGTATTACCGTCATCTCGCCAAACGCAGCAGCGAGACAGCCGAGTGCGAGCTGCGCGACGTGATCCAGCGCATCTGCCTCAAGCACGTCTTCTACGGCTATCGGCGGGTGACCGCGGCTCTCCGGCGCCAAGGTATGGTGGTGAATGCCAAGAAAGTTCAGCGGCTTATGCGCCAGGATAATCTGCTCGCACAGCGCAGGACGCCGTTCCTGAAGCCGCCTGCAGAACGACCATCAAGCGTTCTCGTCATCCCCAATCTGGTCCGCGGCCTAGTGCCATCCGCACCCGATCAGATCTGGGTCGCCGACATCACCTATGTCCATCTCGCCAAGACCTTTGCCTATCTCGCCGTCATTCTGGATGCCTTCTCGCGCAAGGCTGTCGGCTGGGCTTTTGAAGATACGCTCGATGCCTCACTCGCCATCGCTGCACTGGAGAAAGCCATCGACGCCCGGAAGCCGGCACCCGGCAGCCTGATCCATCACTCCGATCGCGGTGTGCAATACGCGTCCATCGCCTATCGCCAGCGACTGGCCGATCGCGACATTACCATCAGCATGAGCAGGCCGGGCAATCCCTTCGACAACGCCAAGGCCGAAAGCTTCATGAAAACGCTCAAGGTCGAGCAGGTCAACGGCAGGACCTTTACCGATCTGGGCGACGCCCGCCGCCACATCAACAGCTTTATCGCGGAGGTCTACAACAAAGAGCGCCTGCACTCGGCGCTCGGATATCAGTCGCCCCTTGAGTTCGAAGCCGCGTTCGCGCAAAACAAAGCGCGATAA
- a CDS encoding helix-turn-helix domain-containing protein: MAGQGKNRQFPTAYKIKAIKRVERGDGVLPVARELGISRKILHDWIKAWKADGPDGLNRKRGPKPGPRKLKPPATYNDKRSALVLAKARIAELEGLVGRQQMDLDFFRQALRALERPAAQGKPASASSKSSKR; this comes from the coding sequence GTGGCAGGACAAGGAAAGAACCGTCAGTTTCCGACGGCCTACAAGATAAAGGCGATCAAGCGGGTTGAGAGAGGCGACGGCGTTCTGCCCGTAGCCCGTGAACTCGGAATTTCTCGCAAGATTCTCCACGACTGGATCAAGGCGTGGAAGGCCGATGGGCCAGACGGGTTGAACCGCAAGCGCGGACCCAAGCCTGGCCCCCGCAAGCTGAAGCCGCCAGCGACGTACAACGACAAGCGCTCGGCCCTCGTGCTCGCCAAAGCGCGTATCGCCGAGCTCGAAGGGCTGGTGGGTCGCCAGCAGATGGACCTCGATTTTTTTCGGCAAGCCTTGCGCGCCTTGGAGCGGCCGGCAGCGCAAGGCAAACCCGCATCCGCATCATCGAAGTCATCCAAGCGATGA
- a CDS encoding HNH endonuclease translates to MGFGVFIHRSDSIYDDSPAERYQFPSQYLGRVEDCVGDWIIYYEPRKVAETRGYFAIARVQQVIPDPGTSGMYLALIEPGSYLDFANSVSFNGPTGPVERGVLNEQGRISGRAQSAVRPISADDFNRILELGFAEGAPLLPRVDADVRLSQLDEKEQAPFIFEQQRDRISLTVSRVLRDRVFRRIVLRAYDERCAITGLKLINGMGRAEVAAAHIRPVEANGPDIVSNGIALSGTAHWMFDRGLISMGDDLEILISRQTNDLEGVRSVINKTGRALEPRRPSDRPHPHFLKWHREHCFKQ, encoded by the coding sequence ATGGGATTTGGGGTATTCATCCATCGATCGGACTCGATCTACGATGACAGCCCAGCTGAACGATATCAGTTTCCCAGTCAGTATCTCGGCCGTGTTGAAGATTGCGTCGGTGATTGGATCATCTACTACGAACCTCGCAAAGTAGCCGAGACGCGCGGCTATTTTGCGATTGCTCGGGTTCAGCAGGTTATTCCCGATCCCGGTACTTCGGGGATGTATCTCGCTCTGATTGAACCCGGAAGTTACCTAGATTTTGCCAATTCGGTTTCCTTCAACGGGCCAACTGGTCCTGTGGAACGCGGCGTCTTGAATGAGCAGGGGCGGATTTCAGGACGTGCTCAGTCGGCAGTCCGGCCAATCTCGGCGGACGATTTCAATAGAATACTCGAGCTTGGATTCGCGGAAGGCGCACCGCTGCTGCCCCGCGTTGATGCTGATGTTCGGCTGTCTCAACTCGATGAAAAAGAACAGGCTCCATTCATATTTGAGCAGCAGCGCGATCGCATCAGCCTGACGGTATCCAGAGTTCTGCGCGATCGAGTTTTTCGTCGGATCGTGCTGCGTGCTTACGACGAGCGCTGTGCCATTACCGGGTTGAAGCTCATTAATGGAATGGGGCGCGCAGAGGTCGCGGCGGCGCACATTCGACCTGTGGAGGCGAATGGACCGGACATCGTGAGCAATGGGATCGCTCTGTCCGGTACCGCTCACTGGATGTTCGACCGTGGCTTGATCAGCATGGGTGATGATCTGGAAATCTTGATCTCGCGCCAGACAAACGATCTGGAAGGAGTTCGATCGGTCATCAACAAGACCGGTCGCGCGCTCGAGCCAAGAAGGCCGTCGGATCGGCCTCATCCGCATTTTCTGAAGTGGCACCGCGAGCATTGCTTTAAGCAATGA